In the bacterium genome, CCTCCCGGCTACCCCGGCAAAACGGACCGTCGACTTATGTGCCGTTGGTCCCGGCATCGCGCCGGAAATAGAACACCGCCTGGTCAGCGGTGCCGTTGCGGTTGGCCTGCGCCGCCTCGCGGGCGAAGCCGGCGAGCTCGTCGCGGGTGAACGGCGAGCGGCGCGGGTCCGCCGCGTGGGAGCGGGGATCGCGCAGCGGGATGCCGCGGCGGTACTGCTCGCTGCCCCAGAACTGGAAGGCGGTCCCGTCGTCCTCGCTCCCCTCGAGCGCGAAGCCGGCGTCGCGGGCCAGCTGCTCCAGGCTGCGCCGCGTGTGCAGCACGAGGTGGCGCGGCGCGTCGAGCTGCACCCAGTCGACGCCGTAGCGGCGCCAGGCCAGCGAGTCGGCCAGCGGCACGCGCACGAGCAGCGCG is a window encoding:
- a CDS encoding class I SAM-dependent methyltransferase — encoded protein: DLGGGWVVRRRGLEAVVERYDLVMLHHVLEHLPDQRLAFAQLRRVVAPGGALLVRVPLADSLAWRRYGVDWVQLDAPRHLVLHTRRSLEQLARDAGFALEGSEDDGTAFQFWGSEQYRRGIPLRDPRSHAADPRRSPFTRDELAGFAREAAQANRNGTADQAVFYFRRDAGTNGT